The following proteins are co-located in the Bacteroidetes Order II. bacterium genome:
- a CDS encoding DUF2461 domain-containing protein has protein sequence MTLDIPPFTGFSPVAFQFLHDLSENNNREWFAIHKPIYEAELLAPMRSLLNDAGQQCQMEGIPLLGDPKKGLFRIYRDTRFSSDKSPYKNHLGAVLSRDGGTKGIGDLYIHIQPGEMFIGGGYWHPEPDLLKKFRERISDDPHGFVHMAQALEGAKMPLMTDGALKRLPKGYEQESESPAADFLKWKSFFCMKKLPNEVAQTSHFVHEVTGAARAMLPLLRYGWEIMGG, from the coding sequence ATGACTCTCGATATACCACCTTTTACAGGATTTAGCCCCGTTGCCTTTCAATTTTTGCACGACCTCTCGGAGAACAACAACCGCGAATGGTTTGCGATCCATAAGCCAATATATGAGGCCGAATTGTTGGCGCCAATGCGTTCTTTGTTGAACGATGCCGGGCAGCAATGCCAAATGGAGGGGATCCCATTATTAGGCGATCCTAAAAAAGGACTCTTCCGAATTTATCGTGATACCCGTTTTTCTTCCGACAAATCGCCTTATAAAAACCACCTGGGCGCGGTTTTATCGCGGGATGGCGGCACAAAAGGCATCGGAGATTTATACATCCACATCCAGCCGGGCGAAATGTTCATTGGCGGTGGTTATTGGCATCCTGAACCGGATCTCCTGAAGAAATTTCGGGAGCGTATTTCGGATGATCCTCATGGATTTGTACACATGGCGCAAGCCTTAGAAGGTGCCAAGATGCCGCTTATGACAGACGGCGCCTTGAAGCGTTTGCCCAAAGGGTATGAACAGGAAAGTGAGAGTCCTGCTGCCGATTTTCTGAAGTGGAAGTCCTTCTTCTGCATGAAAAAACTTCCCAACGAAGTGGCGCAGACCTCTCACTTTGTGCATGAAGTCACCGGCGCCGCCCGTGCCATGTTACCTCTCTTGCGGTACGGCTGGGAAATAATGGGTGGTTAA
- a CDS encoding SRPBCC domain-containing protein yields MNQSATGTLFMIDIQKGSLEISRIFAANRTLVWRAWTEADLLDQWWAPKPWRCETKHMDFREGGRWIYAMVGPNGERHGAVQRYSEILKEVFFRGEDAFADEEGNINGLLPVATWENVFTDVVEGTLVKTFVQYPNPEALQEVLNMGMEEGLKMAHGNLDEVLGDLVA; encoded by the coding sequence ATGAATCAATCTGCTACAGGAACCCTTTTTATGATAGATATACAAAAGGGTTCCTTGGAAATTAGTCGCATATTTGCTGCAAACCGTACATTGGTCTGGCGTGCTTGGACGGAAGCCGATTTATTGGATCAATGGTGGGCCCCGAAGCCTTGGAGGTGTGAAACAAAGCATATGGACTTTAGGGAAGGAGGCCGCTGGATCTATGCAATGGTGGGGCCAAATGGTGAGCGGCATGGCGCTGTTCAGCGCTATTCCGAGATTTTGAAAGAAGTCTTCTTTAGAGGCGAAGATGCTTTTGCAGACGAAGAGGGCAACATCAATGGGCTACTTCCGGTAGCCACTTGGGAAAATGTCTTTACCGATGTAGTGGAAGGAACCTTGGTAAAAACCTTTGTGCAATATCCTAATCCGGAAGCATTACAAGAAGTACTGAATATGGGCATGGAAGAAGGTTTGAAAATGGCACATGGAAATTTAGACGAGGTGCTCGGCGATCTGGTCGCATGA
- a CDS encoding PD40 domain-containing protein — translation MRFYVLFVIFLSIAACSAPKERPNKVTSGGYNPATDSLRFTGEVHLRNIKQLTFGGNNAEAYWSFDDKQLIFQSDWGLINGQGCDQIYRMNADGSKLPNGKAYEEISTGKGRTTCSYFLPDGRMVFGSTHGAAKECPPPAMFSQGRYVWSIYDSYDIYVTDKEGKNPKVLIGGSGYDAEATVSPDGKWIIYTSTRSGDLELWRYNLQTGEHKQLTTELGYDGGAFFSRDSKHIVWRASRPKVGEEAETYKALLKQNQVEPKALDLYVADIEGKNVRRVTQLPGANWAPFFTPDGKRVLFASNHHSMNRPGREAGREFAIFMVNVDGTGLQQVTKSGTFEAFPMFSFSGKKIVFASNRNVGRTPTRDTNVFVADWVDNPEPVDVNFKSWR, via the coding sequence ATGCGATTTTACGTTTTGTTTGTGATTTTTCTAAGTATTGCGGCTTGCTCTGCGCCGAAAGAACGGCCAAATAAGGTGACTTCTGGGGGATACAATCCTGCGACAGACTCCCTCCGCTTTACGGGCGAGGTACACCTCCGGAACATCAAACAGCTCACTTTTGGTGGCAACAATGCAGAAGCCTATTGGAGCTTCGATGATAAACAGTTGATTTTTCAGAGTGATTGGGGGCTGATTAACGGGCAAGGTTGTGATCAGATTTATCGGATGAATGCCGATGGCTCAAAACTGCCGAATGGAAAAGCCTATGAAGAGATCTCTACAGGAAAAGGCCGTACCACATGTTCTTATTTCTTGCCGGATGGCCGGATGGTCTTTGGTTCTACTCATGGCGCAGCCAAAGAATGCCCACCTCCAGCAATGTTTTCGCAAGGGCGATATGTATGGAGTATCTATGATTCCTATGATATTTATGTAACCGATAAAGAGGGCAAAAATCCCAAAGTGCTGATTGGCGGTTCCGGTTACGATGCCGAAGCAACCGTTTCGCCAGATGGTAAGTGGATTATTTATACCTCTACCCGTAGTGGCGATCTTGAATTGTGGCGCTATAACCTACAAACCGGCGAGCATAAGCAACTTACTACCGAACTTGGTTACGACGGCGGCGCCTTTTTTTCTCGTGACTCCAAACATATCGTATGGCGTGCCAGTCGGCCTAAAGTTGGAGAAGAAGCGGAAACGTATAAAGCGCTTCTTAAACAAAACCAAGTGGAACCGAAAGCTTTAGACCTTTATGTGGCTGATATTGAGGGCAAGAATGTGCGACGTGTCACCCAGTTGCCCGGGGCCAATTGGGCACCCTTCTTTACGCCGGATGGTAAGCGCGTACTGTTTGCCTCCAACCACCACAGTATGAACCGCCCCGGACGCGAGGCCGGACGCGAATTTGCGATCTTTATGGTAAATGTAGATGGTACGGGTTTGCAACAGGTAACCAAATCGGGCACATTTGAGGCTTTTCCGATGTTTTCGTTTAGCGGAAAAAAAATTGTTTTTGCCTCCAATCGTAATGTTGGCCGTACACCAACCCGCGACACGAATGTGTTTGTGGCCGACTGGGTGGACAATCCCGAACCAGTTGATGTGAATTTCAAAAGTTGGAGATAA
- the fabD gene encoding ACP S-malonyltransferase, giving the protein MKTAFLFPGQGSQFVGMGRDLYEHNTAARAIFEEANTVLGFSLTDLMFGKGGNSDAEADELRKTQNTQPALYVHAMAALAAMKEVAVFEAAAGHSLGEYSALAAVGACTFADGLRAVRLRGELMAQAGTKRPGTMAAILGMANHTIEALCSEVTDLGAGVVQPANFNSPGQIVISGDVSAVVQAMALATEKGATKVVPLSVSGAFHSPLMAFAVPGLGIGLQKMDIRSPQVPVYLNVTAKPETQPVVIREMLLAQLTAPVRWAQTLEQMKTDGFERFVEVGAGNVLSGLVKRTLGRNTPTVQVGTLDQLAKFLG; this is encoded by the coding sequence ATGAAAACCGCTTTCTTATTTCCCGGCCAAGGTTCCCAGTTTGTGGGGATGGGCCGCGACCTATACGAACACAATACGGCTGCACGTGCCATTTTTGAAGAAGCAAACACCGTATTAGGCTTCTCTCTTACCGACCTCATGTTTGGCAAAGGGGGCAATTCTGATGCAGAAGCAGATGAACTGCGCAAAACCCAAAACACACAGCCAGCGCTCTATGTACATGCTATGGCGGCGCTGGCTGCAATGAAGGAGGTTGCGGTTTTTGAGGCTGCCGCCGGACATAGTTTGGGCGAATACTCGGCATTGGCAGCGGTGGGAGCTTGCACCTTTGCAGATGGATTACGGGCTGTACGCCTTCGCGGTGAACTGATGGCGCAGGCAGGAACAAAAAGACCGGGCACCATGGCAGCCATTCTTGGCATGGCCAACCACACCATAGAAGCCCTATGTTCGGAAGTAACCGACTTGGGCGCGGGCGTGGTACAACCAGCAAACTTCAATTCACCAGGGCAAATCGTGATTTCCGGAGATGTATCGGCAGTAGTGCAAGCAATGGCGCTTGCCACCGAAAAAGGAGCAACCAAAGTGGTCCCTCTCTCGGTATCTGGTGCCTTTCACTCCCCTTTGATGGCCTTTGCAGTTCCTGGGCTTGGTATAGGACTTCAAAAAATGGATATACGATCACCACAAGTACCCGTCTATCTGAATGTAACGGCAAAACCAGAAACGCAACCTGTGGTCATCCGAGAGATGCTCCTGGCCCAACTGACAGCGCCTGTCCGGTGGGCGCAGACTTTAGAGCAAATGAAGACCGATGGCTTTGAACGATTTGTGGAAGTTGGCGCAGGCAATGTGTTATCCGGCTTGGTGAAACGTACATTAGGTCGTAACACTCCCACCGTACAAGTGGGTACACTGGACCAACTGGCCAAATTCCTTGGCTAA
- a CDS encoding DUF58 domain-containing protein, with product MELRARMIVEGFITGLHKSPYHGFSVEFAEHRPYNPGDELRHIDWKVFAKTGRYHVKQYEEETNLRQYVVLDTSSSMQYKHQNGVTKLEYASYLAAAFHYLMTLQRDATGLIGFDERVHTYIPPKATSQHVRGLLSQLEQFVQKPDARKTGAAAALHEVAERITRRALVVVMTDLFENVGEHEELLRALKHLRHRKHEVLVFHILESGTERHFRFPDLPMVFRDMETGETLTLQPAQIRDAYTEAVSAFSESFRRRCREFNIDFVELDTATAYDKAMLHYLNKRRMLM from the coding sequence ATGGAGCTTCGTGCCCGCATGATTGTCGAGGGCTTTATCACGGGCTTGCACAAAAGCCCCTATCATGGCTTCTCGGTGGAGTTTGCCGAGCACCGCCCATATAACCCCGGCGACGAATTACGCCACATAGACTGGAAAGTTTTCGCCAAAACGGGTCGCTATCACGTCAAACAATACGAGGAAGAAACCAACCTGCGGCAATATGTCGTCTTAGATACCTCTTCCTCGATGCAATACAAACACCAGAATGGCGTTACGAAACTGGAATATGCCTCGTATCTGGCTGCGGCTTTTCACTATTTGATGACCCTGCAACGAGATGCGACGGGTTTGATTGGGTTTGATGAAAGGGTCCATACCTATATTCCTCCAAAGGCGACCAGTCAACATGTGCGCGGGTTGTTGTCGCAATTAGAACAATTTGTACAAAAACCCGATGCCCGAAAAACCGGGGCAGCAGCGGCGCTTCACGAGGTGGCTGAACGCATTACAAGACGTGCTTTGGTTGTGGTGATGACCGATTTGTTTGAGAATGTGGGTGAACACGAAGAACTACTTCGTGCCCTAAAACACCTACGCCACCGTAAACACGAGGTTTTGGTGTTCCATATCTTGGAATCCGGAACCGAGCGGCACTTCCGCTTCCCCGACTTGCCGATGGTCTTCCGCGATATGGAAACGGGCGAAACCCTTACCCTGCAGCCAGCCCAAATCCGAGACGCCTATACCGAGGCCGTATCGGCCTTTTCGGAATCATTCCGCCGACGTTGCAGAGAATTTAATATAGATTTTGTGGAATTGGATACGGCCACCGCCTACGACAAAGCCATGCTGCACTATCTGAACAAACGCCGAATGCTCATGTAA
- a CDS encoding winged helix-turn-helix transcriptional regulator gives MQRDVFQAIADPTRRAILGLVACQAMTPNTLATHFEMSRQAVSKHIHLLSEAELVYAKPNGREVYYHLNPIRMKEVADWLAPFQQLWESRFIQLDNVLQTLTEEKK, from the coding sequence ATGCAAAGAGACGTTTTTCAGGCGATCGCTGATCCAACAAGACGTGCTATTTTGGGTTTGGTTGCCTGCCAAGCAATGACGCCCAATACATTGGCGACCCATTTTGAGATGAGTCGTCAGGCGGTGTCTAAACATATACACCTTCTTTCTGAGGCGGAATTGGTATATGCAAAGCCGAATGGGCGAGAAGTGTATTATCACTTAAATCCCATTAGGATGAAAGAAGTGGCCGATTGGCTTGCACCTTTCCAGCAACTTTGGGAATCGCGCTTTATACAGTTAGACAACGTATTACAAACTTTAACAGAAGAGAAAAAATGA
- the tsaE gene encoding tRNA (adenosine(37)-N6)-threonylcarbamoyltransferase complex ATPase subunit type 1 TsaE encodes MKMPAKFTSLLPYTSLSVTETLDIGRLLAPLLLPGSVLALYGEMGAGKTHLVKGLCMGWGIPHDMVNSPTFTVVNEYQGNNFPVYHFDAYRIEHPTAFLELGFEEYFYGKGVCIIEWPERVVKWLPADAVCLQLTHLDEGKRLISLRS; translated from the coding sequence ATGAAGATGCCTGCTAAATTTACGTCCCTACTCCCTTATACCTCTTTGTCTGTTACCGAAACCCTTGATATCGGGAGGTTGCTTGCACCCTTGTTGTTGCCGGGTAGTGTATTGGCTTTGTATGGGGAAATGGGGGCAGGAAAAACACATTTGGTCAAAGGTCTTTGTATGGGATGGGGGATTCCGCATGACATGGTAAACAGTCCCACGTTTACGGTGGTGAATGAATATCAGGGCAATAATTTTCCTGTTTACCATTTTGATGCGTATCGCATAGAGCACCCTACAGCTTTTCTGGAGTTGGGTTTTGAGGAATATTTTTACGGAAAGGGGGTTTGCATCATCGAATGGCCGGAGCGTGTTGTAAAATGGTTGCCTGCCGATGCGGTTTGTCTGCAATTAACCCATTTGGACGAAGGCAAGCGCCTTATTTCATTACGCTCATAA
- the trxA gene encoding thioredoxin, producing MTNDPTVLNVTATQFEEAVIRTSFEKPVLVDFWAPWCGPCRMIGPILEKLAAEQSEVWSLVKLNTDENPDISARYQIRGIPAVKLFAGGNVVAEFTGALPEHALRKWLSENIPSQEKKLFEEAKRHLAEGETGAGVALLEELLAEKPQQLEYALSLAEVLLFSNPDRASELLVPHQNAKLSSEWSRISGLTSLLTWLTTPPDTLPEGPGKSILEAVLVAMRQQDFATVAAGLIELLQKDRTYFNDAAKTLGVAFFSYLGFAHPVAKQYRRSFDMWLYA from the coding sequence ATGACAAATGATCCAACCGTCCTTAATGTTACCGCAACTCAGTTCGAGGAAGCGGTCATTCGGACCAGCTTTGAAAAACCCGTATTAGTAGATTTCTGGGCACCGTGGTGTGGCCCATGCCGAATGATTGGCCCGATATTGGAAAAATTAGCCGCCGAACAATCGGAGGTGTGGTCTTTGGTGAAACTGAATACCGACGAAAATCCGGACATCTCGGCGCGTTATCAGATTCGCGGAATTCCGGCGGTAAAGTTATTTGCTGGTGGAAATGTGGTGGCTGAATTCACGGGTGCGTTACCGGAGCATGCACTCCGGAAGTGGCTTTCCGAAAACATTCCGTCTCAGGAAAAAAAACTATTTGAAGAAGCCAAGCGCCACCTTGCCGAGGGAGAAACGGGCGCAGGGGTAGCCCTTTTAGAGGAACTCCTCGCCGAAAAGCCGCAACAATTGGAATATGCCCTATCGCTGGCCGAGGTTTTGCTCTTTAGCAATCCCGATCGCGCTTCAGAATTATTGGTCCCACACCAAAACGCCAAACTCTCGTCGGAGTGGTCGCGTATTTCCGGCCTGACCAGTTTGCTTACTTGGCTCACCACCCCGCCAGATACCCTTCCGGAAGGGCCAGGGAAGTCTATATTAGAAGCGGTTTTGGTGGCCATGCGGCAACAAGATTTTGCAACGGTCGCAGCGGGCCTTATTGAGTTACTCCAAAAAGATCGGACGTATTTCAACGATGCGGCCAAAACGCTGGGTGTTGCTTTTTTCTCGTATCTTGGTTTTGCACATCCGGTTGCCAAGCAATACCGACGTTCGTTTGATATGTGGCTCTATGCATAA